A genomic segment from Perca flavescens isolate YP-PL-M2 chromosome 13, PFLA_1.0, whole genome shotgun sequence encodes:
- the arr3a gene encoding arrestin 3a, retinal (X-arrestin) — MAKVFKKTSRNGGLCLYLGKRDYVDTMTSVENVEGVVLLDPSTLGDKKVFVQLACAFRYGNEDLDAVGLCFRKDIWIHHIQIYPESQKPTLTPMHETLLKKAGDNAYPFTFEIPKNLPCSISLQPGPDDKGKACGVDFEVKTYLAMEKCNPDEKIEKKDSARLLIRKIQYAPSEVGAGPKADICKSFMMSDKPVHLEASLEKDLYFHGEPIPIKIKINNESNKTVKKFKITVDQTTDIVLYSADKYTKPVLNAEFGETVEPESTYEKTMTITPVLAENKEKRGLALDGQLKEEDTNLASTTVLGPGAEKEVLGILVSYKIKITLMVAGGGLLGGLTASDVSVEVPVKLMHPKPEEML; from the exons ATGGCAAA GGTTTTCAAGAAGACCAGTCGTAATGGAGGG CTCTGCCTCTACCTGGGGAAGAGGGACTATGTGGACACCATGACCAGTGTGGAAAATGTTG AGGGTGTTGTGTTGCTGGACCCATCAACTCTTGGAGACAAGAAAG TGTTTGTGCAGCTGGCATGTGCCTTCCGGTATGGTAATGAAGACCTGGATGCCGTAGGCCTGTGCTTTAGGAAGGACATCTGGATCCATCATATTCAGATCTACCCTGAGTCCCAAAAGCCTACTCTGACCCCCATGCACGAGACCCTGCTGAAGAAGGCTGGAGACAACGCATACCCTTTCACTTTCGAA ATTCCCAAGAACCTGCCATGCTCAATCTCTCTGCAGCCTGGACCAGATGACAAGGGGAAG GCTTGTGGTGTTGACTTTGAGGTAAAAACTTACCTTGCCATGGAAAAGTGCAACCCTGATGAGAAGATTGAGAAGAA GGACTCAGCTCGCCTTCTCATTCGTAAAATCCAGTACGCCCCCTCTGAGGTGGGTGCTGGGCCAAAGGCTGACATCTGCAAAAGCTTCATGATGTCGGACAAGCCTGTTCACCTGGAAGCTTCATTGGAGAAAGAT CTCTACTTTCACGGCGAACCAATcccaatcaaaatcaaaatcaacaACGAGAGTAACAAAACAGTCAAGAAATTCAAAATCACTG TGGACCAAACCACAGATATTGTCCTCTACTCAGCAGACAAATATACCAAGCCTGTTCTGAATGCGGAGTTTGG AGAGACAGTGGAGCCTGAAAGCACCTACGAAAAAACTATGACTATCACCCCCGTGCTGGCTGAAAACAAGGAAAAAAGGGGACTTGCACTGGACGGACAACTGAAAGAGGAGGACACTAACTTGGCCTCCACCACTGT ACTGGGACCGGGTGCAGAAAAAGAGGTGTTGGGAATTTTAGTTTCCTACAAGATTAAAATTACCCTCATGGTGGCCGGAGGAGG CCTGCTGGGCGGCCTTACTGCCAG CGATGTCTCAGTGGAGGTGCCAGTAAAGCTCATGCACCCCAAACCTGAAG aaATGCTCTGA
- the znrd2 gene encoding protein ZNRD2, translated as MALNGGDEDFEWEPPTEAEMKVIQARRERQDKISKLMGDYLLKGYKMLGECCDVCGTILLQDKQKKNYCVSCQELDSDVDKDNPALNAQAALSQVRERQLAAQSTAPSQAPEMNEGPSSSQASVSVPLPRPEHCEGAAAGGRALLPPPAVPSPSPPAPTPTLAPTRPPVIPQTAGLQPVLQEAEEAILTKLRWATNQLQSSASLESSIQLCSLIASCANSLRSLKELSQ; from the exons ATGGCTCTGAATGGAG GTGACGAGGACTTTGAGTGGGAGCCTCCAACAGAGGCAGAGATGAAGGTGATCCAGGCTCGCAGAGAGCGACAAGACAAAATCAGCAAGCTGATGGGAGACTACCTGCTCAAAGGATACAAGATGCTGGGAGAGTGCTGTGATGTGTGTGGG ACAATTCTTCTCCAGGACAAACAGAAGAAAAATTACTGTGTCTCATGTCAGGAGCTGGACTCTGATGTTGACAAGGACAACCCTG CTCTGAATGCGCAGGCAGCGTTGTCCcaagttagagagagacagcttGCAGCCCAGTCCACTGCACCGTCCCAGGCCCCTGAAATGAATGAAGGCCCCAGCAGCAGTCAGGCAAGTGTGTCAGTTCCTCTGCCCAGACCGGAGCACTGTGAGGGAGCTGCCGCGGGGGGGAGAGCTCTCCTGCCTCCACCTGCTGTCCCATCTCCTTCACCTCCTGCCCCCACCCCAACCCTGGCACCAACTCGCCCCCCAGTTATTCCACAGACCGCTGGCCTCCAACCTGTGTTGCAAGAAGCTGAGGAAGCTATTCTAACCAAACTTCGCTGGGCCACTAACCAGCTACAGAGTTCGGCCTCCCTAGAGTCAAGTATCCAGCTCTGCAGCCTCATCGCCAGCTGTGCCAACTCGCTGCGCAGCCTCAAGGAGCTTAGCCAGTAA
- the fam89b gene encoding leucine repeat adapter protein 25 produces MNGSRWSAADCPVGGVSSVDGLPPLPKGLSGILNSSGGSWRDIEKVHSKRARIQADISRGGGDAPRGHGKPGGLDAALALLRKEMVGLRQLDMSLLCQLWSLHESIQEYKGSSLLSEASLGADNGSSEEEDEDEGETGVLSQPPSSSSLSLPPPNSNSRDQWIKDSFHIP; encoded by the exons ATGAACGGGAGTCGGTGGAGCGCGGCGGACTGTCCGGTGGGCGGTGTCTCCTCAGTGGATGGGCTGCCTCCGCTGCCCAAAGGCCTGAGCGGCATCCTGAACTCCAGCGGCGGGTCGTGGAGGGACATCGAGAAGGTGCACAGCAAGAGAGCGCGCATACAGGCCGACATCAGCCGCGGTGGCGGGGACGCGCCGCGCGGTCACGGCAAACCGGGCGGACTGGACGCTGCTCTGGCTTTGCTGCGGAAAGAGATG GTGGGTCTGCGTCAGCTCGACATGTCTCTGCTGTGCCAGCTGTGGTCTCTCCATGAGTCCATCCAGGAGTACAAGGGCTCCTCGCTCCTGTCCGAGGCCTCGCTCGGTGCTGATAATGGATCCtctgaggaggaggatgaagatgaaGGGGAGACTGGAGTTCTCTCACAGCCTCCGTCCTCTTCGTCCTTGTCTCTGCCTCCACCCAACAGCAACTCCAGGGACCAGTGGATCAAAGACTCTTTTCATATTCCCTGA